In Shewanella psychrotolerans, the genomic stretch TACACAGCGATCACTCGAGCGAAACAGCATTTTGCCTGCTTAGGTAGTCAGCGGGTGTTTGAGCAAGCTTGTAAGCAAGCCACACAACGCGCCTCAGGACTAGCCAAACGTTTATGGCAGTAGTTAACGAATACCAATCAATATCTGTGATTTGCGAATATAAAAACAGCAATCAATCGCTGGCGATGATAGCAAAACTTGCATAAAACTATCAGCACGGCATAGTGAGCATGCAATTTGACATTCAGTAGCAAACGGAGACCCAATGAGTCCGATAAATCTTTTACTTTTGTGTGGCGGTGGTGGTGATGAACACGCCATCTCACTTTTATCAGCTAACTATTTTGAAACCTCATTGGCTAAACTCGACCACATCAATGTGTTGCGTGTTGAACTGGATGCTAAGGGTCAATACACCACCAAGTCCGGTGAGCCGTGCGAGCTGAATAACCGCAAAGAGATCCGTTTTGAAGACGCTGCAATCTCACCTTGGCCGGTGGATTATGTTATTCCATGTATCCATGGCTATCCAGGCGAAACTGGTGATATTCAGTCCTATTTTGACCTGATCAATCTGCCTTACTTTGGGTGTGACTCTGAAGGGTCGAGTAATTGCTTCAACAAGATCACCGCTAAGATGTGGTTTACGGCACTTGGGATCCCTAATACGCCCTATATTTTCCTCAACCAACTCGATGAGGAGTCAATCGAGCAGACTCACAATGCGCTTAAGCAGTGGGGATCTATTTTCATTAAGGCGGCATCACAAGGTTCTTCGGTTGGCTGTTATCGTGTCGACAATGTTGGTGAAATTGAGCAAACCTTAACCGATGCATTTCGTTATGCACCTTACGTTGTCGTAGAAAAAACCATCAAGGCGCGTGAGCTTGAAGTTGCTGTGTATCAGTACAAAGGGAAAACAGTCGCGACACTGCCAGGTGAAGTCATTTGCGCCAGTGATACGTTTTATACCTTCGATGAAAAATATGCGGCCGATAGCAAGGCGACCACTAAGGTGGTCGCAGAGGTTTCAGACGCTATCGCCACGCAAATTCAGCAGTATGCCATCAAGGTTTTTGACGGCATGAAGTTACGTCATCTGTCACGCATTGACTTTTTCTTAACTGAAGATGGGGAAATATTATTGAATGAGATCAATACCTTTCCAGGACTCACGCCAATTTCGATGTTTCCAAAGATGCTCGCCAACCACGGAGATGATTTTAGCCAGTATCTGAATGAAACGATCAATAATGGCATCGAGGACAAGTGTGTTAGATAGTTAATCCAAAGAATTAATCTAAACAATAATGCTAAAAGGGAGCCAAATGGGCTCCCTTCTTATATCCAGTCAATTATTCAAGGCGCTGTTATTCTGCGTCGAGTAGCCTTGAGTTACCAATCTCAATCTTACGTGGCTTTAACGCTTCGGGGATCTCACGTTTAAGATCGATATTCAGTAAGCCGTTTTCTAAATCTGCACCAATCACAGTAACGTAATCGGCGAGCTGGAAAGTACGTTCAAATCCGCGCTCTGCAATCCCTTGATACAAGTATTTACGCTCGCTATCTTGCTCAGCCTTAATGCCTTTAACCACCAGCTTGTCGCCTTCGCTGGTAATGTCTAATTCTTGCATCGAAAACCCTGCAACGGCCATAGTAATTCGGTAACGGTGCTCGTCAAGCAGTTCGATGTTGTATGGAGGATAACCGGAATTCCCTTTGTTCGATGCAGCATGCTCGGCAAGCTGGGCTAAACGATCGAAACCAATGGCACTGCGGTATAGGGGAGTTAAATCATAATTACGCATCTTTATATCCTTGTATTAAGCAATATTAGTTTATGTTGGCCAGCTCTCAATGACAGATCTGTCATCTTGCTGCACCGATAAATAAAAATTAAGCAAAACATTAACCATACAGCCCCGAAGGCACTGTTTAGCGGTTAACT encodes the following:
- a CDS encoding Hsp20 family protein, whose product is MRNYDLTPLYRSAIGFDRLAQLAEHAASNKGNSGYPPYNIELLDEHRYRITMAVAGFSMQELDITSEGDKLVVKGIKAEQDSERKYLYQGIAERGFERTFQLADYVTVIGADLENGLLNIDLKREIPEALKPRKIEIGNSRLLDAE
- a CDS encoding D-alanine--D-alanine ligase, which encodes MSPINLLLLCGGGGDEHAISLLSANYFETSLAKLDHINVLRVELDAKGQYTTKSGEPCELNNRKEIRFEDAAISPWPVDYVIPCIHGYPGETGDIQSYFDLINLPYFGCDSEGSSNCFNKITAKMWFTALGIPNTPYIFLNQLDEESIEQTHNALKQWGSIFIKAASQGSSVGCYRVDNVGEIEQTLTDAFRYAPYVVVEKTIKARELEVAVYQYKGKTVATLPGEVICASDTFYTFDEKYAADSKATTKVVAEVSDAIATQIQQYAIKVFDGMKLRHLSRIDFFLTEDGEILLNEINTFPGLTPISMFPKMLANHGDDFSQYLNETINNGIEDKCVR